From Armatimonadota bacterium, one genomic window encodes:
- a CDS encoding tyrosine-type recombinase/integrase, producing the protein EGRMTRVGSGKVGREKGGARRPSRWLLSEFLDALALEGRSPHSVRSYRRDLEPLLAALPARLDRVHPADLREHFRAQQQAGRAPSSINHAIAAARSFFNFLVDNRVLDSSPAMSLRSIRVGPSLAPKHLTVEEVDSLLAEPQVETPSGVRDLALLAFRYNTGLRVGELCSLNRADVQLPEDGWGQVQLVGKGRRLRWVSVNAHARRTLEDYLACREDDNPALFLNRSGERFSVRGVALLVNRYLRRIGITDRSGPHLLRHTFATHALRARPNLRAVQELLGHSSVTTTQRYTHMDADDLRQQVAELSGNGLRH; encoded by the coding sequence GGAGGGTAGGATGACCAGGGTAGGATCAGGGAAGGTAGGTAGGGAGAAGGGAGGCGCCAGGCGGCCGAGTCGCTGGCTGCTGAGCGAGTTCCTGGATGCGCTGGCGCTGGAGGGGCGGTCGCCGCACTCGGTGCGCTCTTATCGCCGCGACCTGGAGCCCCTGCTGGCGGCGCTGCCGGCGCGCCTCGACCGGGTTCACCCAGCCGATTTGCGTGAGCATTTCCGCGCCCAGCAGCAGGCCGGGCGCGCGCCCTCCAGCATCAATCACGCTATCGCCGCCGCGCGCTCGTTCTTCAACTTCCTGGTGGACAACCGAGTGCTGGACTCCAGCCCCGCCATGAGCCTGCGCTCGATCCGCGTCGGGCCGAGCCTGGCACCCAAGCATCTGACCGTGGAAGAGGTGGATAGCCTGCTGGCCGAGCCGCAGGTCGAGACTCCCAGCGGGGTGCGCGACCTGGCCCTGCTGGCCTTTCGCTACAACACCGGCCTGCGGGTCGGGGAGTTGTGTTCGCTCAATCGCGCGGATGTCCAGTTGCCAGAAGACGGCTGGGGGCAGGTGCAACTGGTGGGCAAGGGGCGGCGGCTGCGCTGGGTGTCGGTCAATGCTCATGCGCGCCGGACGCTGGAGGACTACCTCGCCTGCCGCGAAGACGATAACCCGGCTCTGTTCCTCAACCGCAGCGGGGAGCGCTTCTCGGTGCGCGGAGTGGCCTTGCTGGTCAACCGCTATCTGCGGCGCATCGGCATCACCGACCGGAGCGGGCCGCATCTGCTGCGCCACACCTTCGCCACCCACGCCCTGCGCGCCCGTCCCAACCTGCGGGCCGTGCAGGAACTCCTGGGCCACTCCAGCGTAACCACCACCCAGCGCTACACGCACATGGACGCCGACGACCTGCGCCAGCAGGTGGCGGAGCTGTCAGGGAACGGGTTGCGGCACTGA